TCGATCCTCTCCCTATCCGCAAAGGCCGCCCTCCGGATCTCCTCATACGTCTCACTGTCCATGAGATGGGATGCGTCGAAGATCTCAGGGGTCAGGGGTTCTTCAAGCATGGAATGCGACCTGAAGCCGATTTCGTTGACAAGATGATTGGCGAAGGTCACTTTGAAGAGATAACCAGGAGGGGCAATATCTCGCATCGGGTCATGGTGTCTGAGCGCCACGATCTGAAAGGGCTCTGGAAGCCCCCACGTCTCGGCGAGCTTCGCCCCGAGGAGCTGATGATCCACGCCCCAGAGTTTTTCGGCCTCACGGAGGCCTTTTGCCTTTTCCTGGAGGAATGACACGTAGCTCGCAGGATGCTGTACCAGAAACAGGAGCCAGCCCACGTCGTGGAGGAGCCCGAGGGTATAGGGATCCGGCTCCTCGTCCTCGTCAGAGAGGTCCTGTGCAAGGACCGCTGTGGCCACGAGATGTCGCCAGAGGTCCATGGCGGCCCTTTTTGCCTCCCGCGGGACCGCAAGAAAACGCTCGGCAATGACGGCGCTAAGAGCGATGCGCTTCACCTCCGTAAGCCCGAGGAGTACGATGGCATGACGAATGGACGTAACCTCCACACTTAGGGAGTAGAAGGCGCTGTTGACTGCCTTGAGGAGCCGGACGGCAAGCCCGGGATCAGTGCTGATGAGCTCGGTCATCTCCGAGGTGGACGCATTTTTATCCGACGCCATGGCGATGAGCCGCTCGGCGATCGGCGGCAAGGTCGGGATCCCGTGGCAGGACCAGTCAAAGACGATGAGGTTTCTTTCCTGTGTTTTCATGCTTAGCGTATCGGAGTGGATTACTCCACACTTGAGTGTCTTACACGACCTGCCCCCTTTTCCCCGCGCCTTGACCTCGAACGGAATCAACGGAATGCCTCATTTTTCGAGGCTATCTTGCGAAACTTAGGTGCCATCTCACAAAAAACGAGGGAATATGAACAACCGACTCGCCAACGAAAAAAGTCCCTATCTCCTGCAGCATGCCCACAACCCCGTGGATTGGCATCCATGGTCGGACGAGGCCTTTGAAAAGGCCAGGCGGGAGAACAAACCCATTTTTCTCTCCATCGGGTACTCGACCTGCCACTGGTGTCACGTCATGGCCCATGAATCCTTCGAAGACGAGGAGACGGCGGCCCTTCTGAACGAGAATTTCGTCTCCGTCAAGGTGGACAGGGAAGAACGGCCCGACGTGGACCAGCTCGCCATGACCGTATGTCAGGCCCTCACAGGCGGCGGTGGCTGGCCCCTGTCCGTCTTCCTGACACCTGAGAAGAAACCATTTTTTGCCGGGACCTATTTCCCCAAGTCCCCTCGCCATGGTCTTCCCGCCTTTACGGACATCCTCCGGCGCATCGCACACCTATGGGAAAACCAGAGAGAAAAACTCGTCTCGGCCGGAGACGAGATTACCCGCGCCCTCCTGGAAATGGGGGCATCGCCTACAGAAAGCCACCGGTTGGGAATAGATCTTCTCGCCAAGGGTGCGCAAGATCTCTCCTGCGCCTACGACCGAATTTGGGGTGGATTCGGAACGGCCCCCAAGTTCCCGGCCCCCCACCAGATCCTGTTTCTCCTGAGATGGTTTCTGAGGACAGGGGACACAGAGGTTGGGGAGATGGTCCAAAAGACCCTCAAAGCCATGAGGTGTGGAGGGATATACGACCAGATCGGATTCGGTTTCCACCGTTACAGCGTGGACGAACAGTGGATCGTCCCCCATTTCGAGAAGATGCTCTACGACCAGGCTGCCCTCATGATGGCCTATACCGAGGCATACCAGGTCTTTGGGAGCCCCTTATTCAAAAGGACGGCCCTGGAGACTGCCGAATACGTACTCCGGGATCTGACAGACCCGAGCGGCGCCTTTTATTGCGCCGAGGACGCGGACAGCGACGGGAAGGAAGGGACTTTCTATCTCTGGACGCCGTCCGAGATTAGGAAGGCCATGAAAGACGATGACGCGGCGTTCATCATCCGCCGCTTCGGGGTGACCGAGGCCGGGAACTTTGAAGGCGGGAAAAGCGTCCTGCACATACCTCATAATGAATGTAATTCATATAACATAAATAACGAAGATATGGACAGATTAAATCGACTCGGCAGGCTTCTTTTCGAGACGCGAGCAAGGCGCATACGACCGCACCGGGACGAAAAGATCCTTGCGGGATGGAACGGACTCATGATCGCGGCCCTTGCAAAGGCCTATCGTGTATTTGGGGATCCCGGGCTGAAACGTGCAGCGATCCGGGCGGAGCAGGCGGTCCGTGAGGGTCTGTGGCGGGAAGGGGGCAGGCTGTTTCGAAGGCTCGCCGGTGGTGAGGCAGGACTCGAGGGATGCCTTGATGACTACGCCTTCATGATCTGGGGCCTCATGGAGCTTACTGAGTCCTTGGGGGATGCAGCATATGCCCGTCGGGCCGTTTCCCTGACCGAGACTGTGCTTTCGGATTTCCGGGACGTAAACGGTGGGCTTTTCCTGTCGTCAACCCATGTAAACGACCTCATCGCCCGCCCCCGCGACACCCACGACGGTGCCATTCCCTCTGCCACATCCGTCATGGTCATGAACCTCCTCAGGCTCTCGAGGATGACAGGTCGGGCAGAACTCGAGGAAGCGGCGACAAAAATCATGGACAGCCTATCGGAAAATCTTCGCGAAACGCCAACCGGTTATACCCACTTGCTCTCCGCCATCGACTTCGCCATCGGCCCCACCGTGGAGGCCGTGATCGTGGGAAATGGAAAGGACCCGGCATTTTCTGACCTTCTGGCCCCGCTCCGGGAAAATTTTCTCCCTCGGCTCACCCTCCTCGTAAAGGACACGGCCCAGTCCATGGAAGACCTGGACGCCCTCGCCCCCTTTACACGGGAGATGACTGCCGTAGGAGGGCGTCCAGCTGTTTATCTCTGCGAGGGCTCAATTTGTAAGCCTCCAATCACGGATGCGGCGGAACTGGCCAGGATCCTCTCGAATCAGCATCATAGATAACTTTCATAGACCCCCTGCAGGGCCTCCCGGTCCAAAGGCCTCCCCACAATGGGACCGGACGCCAGGGCCGGGAGGCGCTCCTCAAAAGGAGGCCGATCCGT
This Deltaproteobacteria bacterium DNA region includes the following protein-coding sequences:
- a CDS encoding HDOD domain-containing protein, whose amino-acid sequence is MKTQERNLIVFDWSCHGIPTLPPIAERLIAMASDKNASTSEMTELISTDPGLAVRLLKAVNSAFYSLSVEVTSIRHAIVLLGLTEVKRIALSAVIAERFLAVPREAKRAAMDLWRHLVATAVLAQDLSDEDEEPDPYTLGLLHDVGWLLFLVQHPASYVSFLQEKAKGLREAEKLWGVDHQLLGAKLAETWGLPEPFQIVALRHHDPMRDIAPPGYLFKVTFANHLVNEIGFRSHSMLEEPLTPEIFDASHLMDSETYEEIRRAAFADRERIEGYCRLFLG
- a CDS encoding thioredoxin domain-containing protein, whose translation is MNNRLANEKSPYLLQHAHNPVDWHPWSDEAFEKARRENKPIFLSIGYSTCHWCHVMAHESFEDEETAALLNENFVSVKVDREERPDVDQLAMTVCQALTGGGGWPLSVFLTPEKKPFFAGTYFPKSPRHGLPAFTDILRRIAHLWENQREKLVSAGDEITRALLEMGASPTESHRLGIDLLAKGAQDLSCAYDRIWGGFGTAPKFPAPHQILFLLRWFLRTGDTEVGEMVQKTLKAMRCGGIYDQIGFGFHRYSVDEQWIVPHFEKMLYDQAALMMAYTEAYQVFGSPLFKRTALETAEYVLRDLTDPSGAFYCAEDADSDGKEGTFYLWTPSEIRKAMKDDDAAFIIRRFGVTEAGNFEGGKSVLHIPHNECNSYNINNEDMDRLNRLGRLLFETRARRIRPHRDEKILAGWNGLMIAALAKAYRVFGDPGLKRAAIRAEQAVREGLWREGGRLFRRLAGGEAGLEGCLDDYAFMIWGLMELTESLGDAAYARRAVSLTETVLSDFRDVNGGLFLSSTHVNDLIARPRDTHDGAIPSATSVMVMNLLRLSRMTGRAELEEAATKIMDSLSENLRETPTGYTHLLSAIDFAIGPTVEAVIVGNGKDPAFSDLLAPLRENFLPRLTLLVKDTAQSMEDLDALAPFTREMTAVGGRPAVYLCEGSICKPPITDAAELARILSNQHHR